CGCGCGCCCTGCCCCGCGCCGCGGAACTTCGCCACCCAGAGCAGGCCGTCGTCGTCCTCGACCACCGCGGGCAGCGAGCCGCCCTCGCGCAGCGGCTGCACGTAGCGCCGCGCCGTCACGGCCGCGACCGCCGGCGCCTCCGCCCGGGCCCCCGCCGCCCCGGCCGTCACGCGCGCTCCGCCCGGTCCCGCACCCGCAGCCAGCGCACGATCCCCGGCAGCGCGGTGTCCATCGGCATCGCCGCCTCCGCGCTCGCCGCGGCCCCGGGGTCGGCCCCGGCCTCGACGAACTCGCGCCGCGCGCGCGCCGCCAGCGCCGCGCCGACCTCGCCTAACAGGGCGGGCGTCGCCGCCTCGACCCCGCCCGCCGCGTCGAGCCGCCCCTCGACGTACCCCGCCCACGCGTAGAGCCGCGTGAGGCAGTCGTCGAGGTGCCACCCCACGTCGTCGAACGCGCCGAAGTGCGTGAGCAGCAGCCGCCGCGGCGCGAGCGCGCGGATCCGCGCGACGCTCGCGCGCCACGCCGGCAGGTCGATGTCGGGCGGCGGCGTGGGAGGCCGCACGAGGCGCACCGGCGCGACGCGCACCCCCGCGACGTCGCCCGCGTACACGTCGCCGCGCTCCGCCTCGTGCAGCACCACGTGGTGCACCGCGTGCCCCGGCGTGTGGAGCGCCGCGAGCGTGCGCCGCCCGCAGCGCACCACGTCGCCGTCGGCGAGCACCTCGACCCGCGCCTCCGGTACCGGCTCGAACGCGCCCCACAGCCGGTCCATGTCCGCGCCGTAGATGCGCGTCGCGCTCGCCACGAGCTTCGACGGGTCGATCAGGTGCGGCGCGCCGCGCGGGTGCACGTACAGCCGCGCCCGCGGCGCCCGCGCGAGCACCGCCCCGGCCGCGCCCGCGTGGTCGAGGTGGATGTGCGTCACCACCACGCCCGTGAGCTGCTCGAACGTGAAGCCCGCCGCCCGCACCCCCGCCTCGAGCGCGCCGAGCGTCGAGCCCGGCCCCGTCTCGACGAGCAGCAGGTCCTCGCCGTCCGCTAGCAGGTAGGCGGCGACCGCCCGGGGGCGCCCTTGGAAGTGCAGGTCGATGCACCACGTGTCGACACTGCCGAGTGAGGACGCGGACGCGCCCGGGTACAGGTCGGTCATGCGGAGGTGTGGGGGCGCCGAGTGGACGCGCGGCGAACACCACCCGGCGAACGCCGGCCGCGCGCCGGGGTACTCTAACGCAGCCGGCGGCAGCTCGGCACGACCCTCGCGTTGTACTCCGGCGTTCGGTGTGCTCGCGTCGCCAGTCCCCGGCCTTTCCACCCAGGAGACGACCCATGCCCCGCTTCCAGTTCTCCCTCGCCAACGACGGTACCGTGCGCGAAGCCGGCGCGGTCACCAGCGACTCGTTCCGCGAGGCGCTCGACGCGATCGCCGAACAGTCCGAGGCGCACGTGGGCGACACGCTGGAGATCGGCGTCCACGGCTTCCCGCCCGCGCGCTTCGAACTCATCAAGACCGGCCGCCGCTCGCGCGGCTGGCGCCCGACCAACAGCACCCAGCTCGCCGCCTAACGCAACGCCTCGCGTCGAAAGGGCCCCCGCCACCGCGGGGGCCCTTTCGTATTCCCCTCAGAGATTGTCGAGCAGGTCGTCGATCGCCTTGCTGTTTGCGTCCGCGAGCGGCCCGCCCGTCAGGATCTTGTGCAGGATGTCGACGGCCTCCGCCGCGAGGTCGTCCGGGTGCTTCCGGTCCCCCGCGAAGCGCACGATGTGGCCGAGCAGGATCGTCTCGAGCGACGGGCCGTCCTCGTCGTCTTCGTCGTCGTCCCCCCCGCGCGACAGCCGGTCCTCGTAGCTCGGCACGCTCGCCTTCCACGGCTCGTCGGCGTGCGCCGCCTCCTCCAGCATCCCGCTCGGCACGAGCGCGAACAGCCGGCACTGCAGCCCGGGCTCCTCCTCGTACGCGAACAGGCCGAGCGGCACGGGCGTGTCGAACAGCCCGAGCGCGAGCAGCCGCTCGATCGCCTCCGCCGGCATCGCCGATCGCGCGACGAGCCGCCCGTCGATGAACGCGCCGAGCGCGGCCCCGTCCGGCGCGCGCTCGTCCTCGATCCGCGTCACCGAGACGTCGACCGGCTGCGCCGTCGTGATGAACACGGCCGGCCGCTGCGGCTCGCCGTCTTCGTCCTCCTCGTCGTCGGCGTCGTACTCGTCTTCCTCTTCGTCGTCGGGCTCCTCGTCGTCCGGCCCGGGCTCGTCCGGCTCGTGCTCGTCGGCGAAGTGGTCGTCGCGGTCTCGGGGCATGCAATCTGGCGGCTGGGGAAACACGCCCCGGGAAGATAGCGCGCCGCGGAGAGGGCGACGCCGCGGGCGCGTCGCCGCGGCCCCAGGTTTGCCACAAGACGGGCCCGTCACCCGGCGGCCCACGCGCCGCCGTCACCGGGTGACCCCTTCGCAGGCGACGCAGCACGATCTTCCAAGGAGACTCTAATGGCCGACGACCGCACCTACGATCAGGGCGTGAATGACTCGCTCTCTGGTAAGGGGAACGACCTCAAGGGCAAGGTGAAGGACGCCGCCGGCGGCCTGACCGGCGACAGCCAGCTCCAGGGCGAGGGCAAGCTCGACCAGCTCAAGGGCAAGGCGCAGGACGCCCTCGGCAAGGTCGAGCGCAAACTCTCCGAGTAAGCCACGGGAGGACCGCTTGTCACGCGGCGGGGTGGGGGGGATTGTTCGCAATCCTCCCCACCCCGCCGCATGTCAGACGCGCCCACCCCCGCCCGGTTCGACCCCTCCGCCCTCGAATTCGCGATCATCGCCGTGCCGTTGTTGCGCGCGATGGACCGCGACCCCGACGCGCTCCTCGACGTCATCATCGACGTCAACCGCGACGCCGCCGTGCCGCGCGACGTCGCCAAGCAGCGCATCGTCAACCTCGTCGTCGCCGCCGTCCCGCCCGACCGCGCCGCGGGCGCCGTCCGCGCCGACCGCACGCGCCGCAGCACGCAGTACGTCTACGCCCGGCTCCGCCCCGACGAGATCCGCGCCGTCGCGCGCGACCAGACGCGCTACCCGCCCCGCGCCACCACCGGCGTCACCGACAGCACGACGCCCGAGCCGACCGCGCGCGTCGTGCACCGCATCTGGCTCGACCACCCGCTCAAACCGCTCATCACGCACACGGCCGCCACCGTCAACCTCGACGCCGCGCGCGCCGCCTTCGACGCGCTCGGCGACGGCGTCGTCTGGGCCGTGATCGACTCCGGCGTCGACGGCGCGCACCCGCACTTCCAGACGCACGGCACGCTCGCCGTCGCCGCGCCGCTCCGCCACCACTCCTTCATCGACGGCGAGACCGACGCCGACGCGCTCCGCGACGACTGCGGCCACGGCACGCACGTGGCGGGCATCATCGCGGGCGAGCTGGCCGGCGGGTCGCCCGTCGTCACCGTCGCCCGCCGCCTGCTCGAGAGCGGCGACGCCGTGTACGACGTCGAACGCCTGCCGGCGATCAGCGGCATGGCGCCGCGCTGCACGCTCGTCAGCTTCAAGGTGCTCGACGCCGAGGGGAACGGCCTCACGAGCAACATCCTCGCCGCCATCGACGAGGTGCTCCACGTCAACGGCGACGGCCCGCCGCGCATCCACGGCGTCAACCTCAGCGTCGGCTACGACTTCGACCCCGAGTGGTTCGCCTGCGGCCAGAGCCCGCTCTGCGTCGAGGTCGACCGCCTCGTGCGCTCGGGCGTCGTCGTCGTCGTGGCCGCCGGCAACACCGGCTTCGGTTACTACTCGTCGGCCGCCCGCGGCCCCGTCGCCGCCGCGCTCGCGATGACGATCAACGACCCCGGCAACGCCGAGCTCGCGATCACCGTCGGCTCCACACACCGCGACGAGCCCGAGACCTACGGCGTCTCGTACTTCTCGAGCAAGGGCCCCACCGGCGACGGGCGCCACAAACCGGACCTGGTCGCACCCGGCGAAAAAATCCTCTCCTGCGCCTCGGCCGCCAAGCGTGCCGCGCTCGCCCCGCAGCTCGCCGACGCGCTCGCCGCGATCAGCGCCGAGGGCGGCGACCCCGCCGCCGCCGGCGTCTACGTCGCCGACAGCGGGACCAGCATGGCCGCGCCCCACGTCTCGGGCGCGATCGCGGCCTTCCTCTCCGTCCGCCCCGAGTTCGTCGGCCGTCCGCACGACGTCAAGCAGGTCTTCCTCGACGCCGCCGTCGACCTCCGCCGCGACCCGTACTTCCAGGGCCGCGGCCTCGTCGACGTCATGGGCGCGATCCAGGCCGTCTGAGCGCCGCGCGCCCCGTCCCCGTGCCCGACCTGAGCGGACTCCCCTACGCCGAGATCGCCTTCGACCACGACGGCACGCCCGTCGACCCCGGCCAGGTCGACGACGCGCTCGACGCGGCCGCGGCGCCTAACAGCCCGGCCGACGACGTCGTCGTCGTGTCCCACGGCTGGAACGACAGCGCGGACGAGGCGCGCGCCCTCTACGCGGGGTTCGGCGCCAACTTCGCCCCGGCGCTCACCGCGAACGGCGTCCTCCCCGGCCGCCGGGTCGTCGTCGTCGGCCTGCTCTGGCCCTCGAAAGAGTTCGCCGACCCGCGCCTCGTCCCCACCGACGCCGTCATCCACGGCCAGCTCGACCGCGTCGAAGCGCTCTCCGGCGCGGACCTCTCGCTCGCCCGCGCGCAGGTGCCCCGGCTTCGCGCGAGTCCGGCCGCCCGGCGTGCCTTCATCGACGACGTGCTCGCCATCTTGCCGCCCACGGCCACGCAGGAGGAGGCGCAGCCGGCGCACGTCGTCCAAGTCTCCGGCGACCCTCAGTTCCTCGAACGACTCGGCACGCCGCTCGTCGCGCCCCCCGCGGCGCCGCGGGGCGGCGCCGCCGACGCGATCGGCGACCGCCCGATCGACGACCGTCAGTCGCCCGCGCCCGACCTCCCGCCGGGCGCGGCCCTGGGGATCGGTGGCTGGCTCGCCGGGGTCGAAGTGGGCGCGGTCAGCCTGCTCAACTACACCACCTACTACCTGATGAAGGACCGCGCCGCCCGCGTCGGCCGCGCCGGGCTCGCGCCCGTGCTCGCGCGCCTGCGCGCCGCGCTGCCTAACACTGCCACGCACCTCGTCGGCCACAGCTTCGGCGCGCGGCTCGTGACGGCGGCCGCGGCCGACGCGGCGGTCGACGCCGTCGACTCGCTCTCGCTCCTCCAGGCCGCCTTCTCCCACTACGCGTTCGCGCGCGGCTGGGACGACGGCGCCACGCGCGACGGCTTCTTCCGCGCCGTGGTCGCCGCCCCCGCGCCGCGCGTCCGCGGCCCCACCCTCGTCACCTTCACGCGCAACGACCACGCGGTCGGCGTCGCCTACGCGATCGCCTCGCGCGTCGCCGGCCAGATCGCGAGCGCCGTCGGCGACGCGCACGACCCCTACGGCGCCCTCGGCGCCAACGGGGCGCAGAAGACGCCCGAGGCGACCGTCCTGCGCCTGATCGCCGACGGCGCGCCCTACGCCTTCGCGCCGGGCGCCGTCTACAACCTCGACGGCAACGGCACGCCCGGCGACCCCGGCGTCATCACCGGCCACACCGACGTGCGCCGCCCCGAGGTCGCGCACGCGGTGGCCGAGGCGGTGCGCGCCGCGGCCCGTTAGCCGTTAGGCAACGTTAAACGCGGCCCGCCGCCGCGGCCGGCGCCGCGAGCGCTTCCGCGGCCGACGCGGTCCCCGGCCGCCCGAAGAGGTAGCCCTGCGCGAGGTCGCACCCGAGCGCCCGCAGCGTCGCGTGCTGCGCCGCCGTCTCCACGCCCTCGGCCACCGTCTGCAGCCCGAGCGCGGCCGCCATCTGCACCACCGCCCGCACCAGCCCCGACGCCTGCGCCCCCGCCGCCCCGCCGAGCGCCAGCCCGTCGACGAAGCTCTTGTCGATCTTGAGCGCGGCGAGCGGGAACCGCTGCAGGTACGACAGCGACGAGTAGCCCGTCCCGAAGTCGTCGATCGCGAGCTGCACGCCCAACGCCGTGAGCGCGTTCAGCGTCGCCAGCACGCGCGCCGGGTCGCGCATCGCGACGCTCTCGGTGATCTCGAGCGTGAGGGTCGACGGGTCGGCCCCCGTCTCCTCCAGCACCGCGCGCACGGTCTCGACCAGTGTGCCGCGCTCGATCTGCCGCCCCGAGACGTTCACCGTGACGCCGATCGGCGCCGCGCCGGTCTGGCGCGCCGCGTCGGCCCACGCGCGCAGCTGTCGGCACCCGGCGCGCAGCATCACCGTCCCCAGCTCCTCGATCAGCCCGGTCTCCTCGGCGACCGGGATGAACACGCCCGGCGACACGGAGCCCCGCGTCGGGTGCTGCCAGCGCGCGAGCGCCTCGACCTTCACCGCCGCCCCGCTCGCGGCGTCGACGATCGGCTGGTAGACCGCGTACACCGCCCCGCCGTCCGCGTCGCCGCGCAGCGCGGCCCGCAGGTCGCTCGCGACCTCGAGCCGCTCGCGGGCCGCCGCCTGCATCCCCGCGTCGTAGACCGCGTGCCGCCCCTTGCCTAACGTCTTCGCGCGGTACATCGCGAGGTCCGCGTTCCGCAGCAGCTCGGCCGGCGTCGCCGCCCCGTCCCAGTGCGCGATCCCGACGCTCGCGACCATCGTGATCGAGCGGCCGTCGAGCACGAGCGGGTCGCCCAGCGCGGCGAAGATCCGCTCCACCACGACCGCGGCGTCGTCCGGCGAGGTCAGCGCGTCGAGTAGCACCGCGAACTCGTCCCCGCCGAGCCGCGCCGGGAGGTCCGCGCCGCGCGTCGCCCGCCGCAGCCGCGCCCCCATCGCCGCGAGCACCTGGTCGCCCGCCGCGTGCCCGAGTCCGTCGTTGACGAGCTTGAAGTCGTCGAGGTCGAGGAACACCATCGCGACCCCCGACGGCCGCTCGGCGCGGCGGCACGCGCGCGCGGCCGCCTCGAGCAGCTGCGTGCGACTCGCCAGCCCCGTGAGCGGGTCGGTGAAGACGCGCGCCTGCAGCTGCTCCTCGATCACTTGGTAGACCGTCACGTCGCGCGCGATCCCCTGCAGCCCGACGATCTGCTCCCCGACCGTCACCGGCACGAGCGTCACGTACGCGATGCTCACCGTGTCGTCCGGCCCGACGAACTCGGCCTGCCACGACTGCGCGCGCCCCATCGACGCGAGCGCCCACGCCTGCTCCGCCGACGCGCGGTGCCCCGGCAGCACGAGCGACGCCAGCGACTCCCCGACGAGCGCCGCGCTCGGGCGCCCGACGAAGTGCGCGAACGCGCGGTTGCTCTCACGGATCGTCCCCGACCGGTCGAGCGTGAACGTCGGCTCCGGGTGCGAGTCGAGTAGCGCGCGGTAGAGGAGGGCCGCCTCAGGGGTCGCGGCCGCCGGCGCGCCGAGCGAGGTGTACGGCACGGGGCGCTCCTCAGCCAGGCAGGCCCGCGGCCTCGGCGTCGCCCGACTCGCTCAGGTCGACGACCTTCACCCACACCGAGCGCGTCGCCTTCGAGTAGAACAGGTGGATGCGCACGTCCTTCGGCGGGCGGAACGCGAAGCGGAAGTTGAACACCGCGTCGAGCTGCCGCGCGCGCACGCCGTCCTGAAAGCGGCCGAGGAACTCCCCGACCTGCGTGCACGGCGCGACCTCGCGGAAGAAGTTCCGCCCGACGGTCTCGCCCGCCGACAGCCCGCTCAGGCGCGCCTCCGCGCTGCTGTAGCGCAGGACCGTGCCCCGCGAGTCGAGTTGGATCATGCCGTACGGCAGCGCGTCGAGCTCCGCGGAGCTGAGCGCGTCGGCGGCGTAGACCACGTGGTCGAGGCCGCGCTCGGGAGAGGTGTGGGTCGCCATGTCTCGCAGGGACGCGGGACCGGGCCCGATGTCACCGCAGGATGTACCGCAGGGAGTCACGCCGCCGACTCGGGGGGGTCGGTGCGGTCGAACACGCGGCCGAGCCAACGGACGACCGGCCAGAGCACGGCCACGGCGCCGAGCGTGAAGAGGACGGCCGGCGGTACGGCGATCCACGGCCCGAGTCGCGCCGCGCTCGTCCGTTGCAGCGCCCACGCGATGCCGACGGCGACTCCCGCCGGCACGGCGAGCAGCACCGCCGACGTGGCGAGCGTGAGCGCCGATCCGACGAGGTTCTGCCCCGTCGCCTCGATGCCGCGCGCCGCCGCGCCCGGCGCCCGCGTCCACGCGGGGAAGAGCAGCGCCATTCCGTTCTGGACCGTGAGCGTCGCCGCGTTCAGCCCCGGCAGGGCGAGGGCGAGGGCGAGCGCGTACACCAGCCGCTCGCCCACGGTCAGGCCGAGTCCGTCGCGCGACCCGGCGGCCGCGGCGAGCAGGAAGAGCAGCGCCGCCACCTGCACCGCCGTGAGCGCGAGCACCGACGCGCCGATCTCCGCAGCGACGAGCGTGCGCCCGGCAAGCGGGACCGCCTTGAGGAAGGGCAGGTGCGGCAGGTCGTGCCGCAGGTCGTAGCGCACCCAGAGCGGCCCCGCCGCGACGAGCAGCGCCCCCCACGTCGCCGCGACGAGCGTCGCCAGCTCGGCGAAGCGCGGACTGCGCGCCGCGAGGACGAGGGTGCCCGCGGCCGCGACGCCGAGCACGGTGAGGATGCGCACGAGCGCCGTCGCGCGCGTGAACGCGAGCCAGTTCTTCCAGACGAGCGCCACCGCCGGCGCCCCGCCGGGCGCGAGTGGGATCGCGCGCCGGGCGGCGGCGCCCGGCGCCCGGGTGCGCGCCCGCGCGCGCGCCCGGCGCCGCGCCGCGCCCGCGTCGAGCGCCGCCTCCGTGATTCGCGCGTCGACGCGCACCACCCACGCGTAGTGCGCGACGACGAGCAGCACCGCGGCCGGGAGCGTCGCGGCCCACGCCCGCCGCGCGGCCCCGGCGCCGAACGCCGCCGCGCCATACGCGCCCGCGCTCGGTCCGCCTAACGCGAAGAACGGCCCGAGCAGCGCGCGCGTCGGCCAGAGCGCCCACCGCGCGGGCGTCCGGTCGAGCGCCGCGCCGAGCGCGGTCCCGAACACGAACGGCCCGGCGTCCCACGCCGCCGCGAGCGCGCCCGCGCGCGGCGCGAGCGTGAAGGCGACCGCGCCGCCCAACGCCGCGAGGACCAGCGCGGGCGCCCAGCGCGCCGCGCGCGCCGGCGCCGCGCCGTCGCCGGCCGGCGCCGTGACGAGCGCGGCGGCCAGCCGGTGCAGCTGCAGCGTCGAGAGCAGCAGCCAGACCGCGAGCGCCCGCGCCCACGCCCCCGCGTGCCCCGCGCCGCCGCGCAGCAGCACCGTAAAGAGCACCGTGTTGAACAGCACCGCGAGCTGCGCCCGCCACAGCTTCCAGTGCACCAGCCCGCGGCGCGAGACCGGGGCGGGGAAGAGCAGGTGCTCCTCCGCCGGCGTGAACGCGAGCACCGCCGACGCCGCCGTCCCGCCGCGCGCGAGCCACCAGAACGCGGGCAGGCCTAACACGACGAGCGCGGCCACCGGCAGCGCCCACCCCGCGCCCGAGAGCAGCGCCCCCGCCGCGGGGCGCGCCGCCGGCCGGAACAGGAACCACCACATGTACGCCGCGCCCGCCGCCCCCGCGACGAGCGCCCGCGGCGAGCGCAGCCGCCGGAGCTGCACCACGACTCGGTTCTTGAGCGACGCGGCCGTGAGGTACGCGACCGCGCGGAGCGGCGCCCCCGCACCCGCCCCGCCACCGTCCACACCGCCGGTCACACTACCCCGGCCGCCCCCGGCGCCGCCCCCGACGTGAGCGCCTCGAACACCTCCTCGAGCGAGCGTCCGGCGAGGTCGGGCCGCTCCGCGACGAGGTCGGCGAGCGCGCCCTGCGCCGCCACCGCCCCGCGGTGCAGCACCACGACCCGCGTGCAGAGCTCCTCCACCAGGTGCAGCAGGTGCGACGAGAGCACCACCGCCGCCCCCGCCGCCGCCCGCGCGGCGATCGTCGCCTTCATCCGCCGCATGCCTAACGGGTCCAGCCCCGTCAGCGGCTCGTCGAGCAGCAGCAGCCGCGGGTCGTGCAGCAGCGCGCACGCGATCGCGAGCTTCTGCCGCATCCCGCGCGACAGCTCGCCCGGCAGCGCCCCCCGCTTGTCCCCGAGCTCCAGCTCGCCCAGCAGCGCGGGCGCGCGCGCCGCGGCGTCGCGCACCCCGTACAGCCGCGCCACGAACCGCAGGTGCTCGTCCACCGTCAGGTAGTCGAACAGGTGCGGCTCGTCGGGCACGAAGGCGAGCGCGCGCTTCGCCGCGACCGGGTCGCGCGCCACGTCCACCCCCGCCACGTACACGCCCCCCGCGCTCGGGCTGAGGATCCCCGCCGCGCAGCGGAGCGTCGTCGTCTTGCCAGCGCCGTTCGGACCCACGAGTCCGACGATCTCCCCGGCCGCGACCGCGAACGAGACGCCGCGCACGGCCAGGTGGCCGTCGTAGCGCTTGCGCAGGTCGCGGAGCTCGAGCACGGTGTCGGGCGGCACGTAGCACAACGTAACCGCCCGGCCGGCCGCGCTCCGGACGCAGTCCAGGCGCGCCGCCCGCCGGGTGCCCGGGGGCGTGCCGTTACGCCCCCTGGCTCGTCCCAAAGCGGCATTCCCCCCTCCGCCCGCCGCCTCCCCCCCGCGCCAATGCGCACCCTGTTCCGCCGCGCCGCGCCCGCCGCCCCCGCCGTCGTCCCCGCGCCGCCCGCGGCGCCCGCCCACACTGCGGCCGCGGACGGCGTGGGAGGGATCCACGACGTCTTCGTCGCGCGCCAGCCCATCTTCGGCGAAGACGACCGGCTGTTCGCGTACGAGCTGCTCTACCGCAGCAACGCGGTCCAGACGTTCGCCGACGGCGTGTCGCAGGACCAGATGTGCACCGACACGGTGCTGCACACGCTCATGACGATCGGGCTCGCGCCCCTCACCGGCGGCACGCTCGCCTTCGTCAACCTCACGCGCGAGTTCCTCCTCAACCGGCTCTACGAACTGTTCGAGCCGAGCACCGTGATGATCGAGCTGCTCGAGACCGTGGAGCCCGACGACGAGGTCGTCCGCGCGTGCGAGCGCCTCGTGTCGAGCGGGTACTCGCTCGCGCTCGATGACTTCGTCAACCGGCCCGCGTACGAGCCCCTGCTCAAGCTTGCGAGCGTCGTGAAGATCGACGTGCTCGGCAAGAGCGAGGCGGAGCTCAAGCGCACGGCCGACGAGCTGCGCCCCTACGGCGTCCGCCTCCTCGCCGAACGCGTCGAGACCTCCGAGGTCCGGGACAGCTGCCGGCGGCTCGGCTACACGCTCTTCCAGGGCTACTTCTACAGCCGCCCGCAAGTCGTCTCCCACCGCGAACTCGGCGTCGAGCACTCGACGCTCGTACGCCTGATGAACATGCTCGATGACCCGGCTGCCGCGGACGCCGACATCGAACAGGCATTCAAGGGCGACCCGTCGCTCTCCTACAAGCTGCTCCGCATCGCCAACTCCGCGGCGTTCTCGGGGCGCGAGGTGTCGTCGATCGGGTTCGCCCTGCGGATGGTCGGGCGCAAGCCGCTGCACCGCTGGCTCACCCTCCTCTTCGTGTCGAGCATGGCCGCACGCAGCGGCATTTCGCGCGAGCTGGTGCTGGCCGCACTCGCCCGCGGCCGCCTTTCCGAACTCGTCGGCGAGCGCGGCGCGCAGGCGCGCGGCCTGCGCGCGAGCATGGTTGCGACCGGGCCGCTCTTCCTCACCGGCCTCTTCTCGCTCCTCGACGTGCTGCTCCGCATGCCGATGGACGGGGTGCTCGCGCGGCTCGCGATCTCGGCCGAGGTCAAGGCCGCGCTGCTCACCCGCTCCGGGCCGTACGCGGCGACCCTCGCGCTCGTCGAGGCGCAGGAGCGCGGCGACTGGGACGCGGTGGGCGACGCGGCGGCGGCGGTCGGCGTCGCGCCGTCTGTGGTCAGCAGCGACTACACCACGGCCCTCGGCTGGGCGCGCGACCGGCTCGCGAGCGCGGCGTAGCCGTCCCGCTACGGTCGTGCGGCCGCGGGCCCGCGACCGCCGCCGCGGTACGCCCCATGCCACCCGCCGCGCCCATGTCCGACGACGCGTCGCAGCCCCCGCCTCACGTGCAGACCGGCGCGTGGTCCCCAGACCGCGTCCGCACCGCAAGCCTCGTCGTCCTCGCCGCCGTCGCCGCGTGCGCTGGGCTCTGGGCGGGGCGCGACGTCTTCGTGCCGCTCGCGCTCGCGGCGGCGTTCGCGTCCGTGCTCCGGCCCCTCGTGCGCGGGCTGCGCGACCACGCGCGGCTGCCGGTCCCGGCGGGCGCCGCGCTCGTCCTCTGCGCCCTGCTCGGCGCGTTAGGCGCGGCGGGCGTCGCGCTCGAGGAGCCCGCGCACGACCTGATGAACGAC
The Gemmatimonadetes bacterium T265 genome window above contains:
- a CDS encoding MBL fold hydrolase, producing MTDLYPGASASSLGSVDTWCIDLHFQGRPRAVAAYLLADGEDLLLVETGPGSTLGALEAGVRAAGFTFEQLTGVVVTHIHLDHAGAAGAVLARAPRARLYVHPRGAPHLIDPSKLVASATRIYGADMDRLWGAFEPVPEARVEVLADGDVVRCGRRTLAALHTPGHAVHHVVLHEAERGDVYAGDVAGVRVAPVRLVRPPTPPPDIDLPAWRASVARIRALAPRRLLLTHFGAFDDVGWHLDDCLTRLYAWAGYVEGRLDAAGGVEAATPALLGEVGAALAARARREFVEAGADPGAAASAEAAMPMDTALPGIVRWLRVRDRAERA